The following proteins are encoded in a genomic region of Mycolicibacterium confluentis:
- a CDS encoding gamma-glutamyl-gamma-aminobutyrate hydrolase family protein, giving the protein MTARVRREDVIPNLPVPSNPRAHVCVVLSLNYPDMDDKEAELVKSFTRRALSTLIELGASFDLWDSTTPLHNPSATADFDGLLMLGGGDVDCTCYGGTTPHPKSYGIDKRADLDALTAIRSAEAAQRPILGICRGNQLLNVARGGTLIGDIEDYTLHHGAPGAPVFLDEPVDITPGTRLHSILQKERAIVRNGHHQAVDQVGEGLVVAGRALDGIVESVEDPTKFYLGVQWHPEEPDAPVEDRLRLFEAFIAAAEQCRQENAPAAALGR; this is encoded by the coding sequence ATGACCGCTCGGGTACGTCGTGAGGACGTCATCCCGAACCTGCCGGTGCCGTCGAACCCTCGGGCGCATGTGTGCGTCGTACTGTCGCTGAACTACCCGGATATGGATGACAAAGAAGCGGAGCTGGTCAAGAGCTTCACCCGCCGGGCGTTGAGCACGCTGATCGAGCTCGGTGCCTCGTTCGACCTGTGGGACAGCACGACCCCGCTGCACAACCCGTCGGCGACCGCCGATTTCGACGGTCTGCTGATGCTCGGCGGCGGCGACGTCGACTGCACCTGCTACGGCGGCACCACACCCCACCCGAAGTCCTACGGCATCGACAAGCGTGCCGACCTCGATGCCCTGACCGCGATCCGGTCGGCCGAGGCCGCGCAGCGACCCATCCTGGGCATCTGCCGTGGCAACCAGCTGCTCAATGTGGCCCGCGGCGGCACCCTGATCGGCGACATCGAGGACTACACGCTGCACCACGGTGCCCCCGGTGCGCCGGTGTTCCTCGATGAACCGGTCGACATCACCCCCGGCACGCGGCTGCACTCGATCCTGCAGAAGGAGCGGGCCATCGTCCGCAACGGTCACCATCAGGCCGTCGATCAGGTGGGTGAGGGCCTGGTGGTCGCCGGGCGTGCCCTCGACGGCATCGTCGAGAGCGTCGAGGACCCCACCAAGTTCTACCTCGGTGTGCAGTGGCATCCCGAGGAACCGGACGCCCCCGTCGAGGATCGACTGCGCTTGTTCGAGGCGTTCATCGCGGCGGCCGAACAGTGCCGCCAGGAAAACGCGCCCGCGGCGGCGTTGGGAAGGTAA
- a CDS encoding gamma-glutamyl-gamma-aminobutyrate hydrolase family protein — protein sequence MPRPLVAVIGRRGAQVPILRFSATLAAEAVCEAVWAAGGEPVVLHGPAADPLAELESRLTAFDGVLLPGGADVEPQRYGAEPARETTGTVAFQDDFDLGVTRAVLNLDLPTLAICRGMQVLNVALGGTLHQHITETDPLHHNAIHDVFVISGTRLHAMVGTETIDVSSYHHQAIDRLAPGLTVSATAADGVVEAVEHDRADVVAVQWHPEDRHATSTTDAALFADLIDRARKRKESQ from the coding sequence GTGCCTCGTCCACTGGTGGCCGTGATCGGGCGGCGGGGTGCGCAGGTACCGATTCTTCGGTTCTCGGCGACCCTGGCCGCCGAGGCGGTGTGCGAGGCCGTGTGGGCGGCCGGCGGTGAGCCGGTCGTCCTGCACGGCCCCGCGGCCGACCCCTTGGCCGAACTCGAGAGCCGTCTGACGGCTTTCGACGGTGTGCTGCTTCCCGGTGGCGCCGACGTCGAACCTCAGCGCTACGGCGCCGAACCCGCGCGGGAGACCACCGGCACCGTCGCGTTCCAGGACGACTTCGACCTGGGCGTGACGCGTGCGGTGCTCAATCTCGACCTGCCCACGCTGGCGATCTGCCGGGGTATGCAGGTGCTCAACGTCGCCCTGGGCGGCACCCTGCATCAGCACATCACCGAGACAGACCCGTTGCATCACAACGCGATCCACGATGTGTTCGTGATCTCAGGGACGCGGCTGCACGCCATGGTCGGCACCGAGACCATCGATGTGTCGTCGTATCATCATCAGGCCATCGACCGCCTGGCCCCCGGCCTGACGGTCAGCGCGACCGCCGCCGACGGGGTGGTCGAAGCGGTCGAACATGATCGTGCCGACGTCGTCGCGGTCCAATGGCATCCCGAGGATCGGCACGCGACCTCGACCACTGATGCCGCGCTCTTCGCCGACCTGATCGATCGAGCGCGAAAAAGGAAGGAATCCCAATGA
- a CDS encoding ABC transporter substrate-binding protein — MTAALRLACLDAEAPPLFSLWTSEEGRQGYEPGVAEALGAELGRPVEWVRVPWVDMIPAVQRGDADAVLCGQGITAERQAQVDFTRPYAVFHEGVLIRRGTGISSPEDLVGRKVAAIENSTNMTLVETFTGAIPVPFGAGSDDVYADMLAALLAKDVDAVVDDDVVFVPLGATHPDYELAFTVQTANRWGIAVSKDRPDTLAEIDGALGRLIESGRLRDVWKEWLPTLDYPFDEA, encoded by the coding sequence GTGACCGCGGCGCTGAGGCTGGCCTGTCTCGATGCTGAGGCACCGCCGCTGTTCTCACTGTGGACCTCCGAAGAGGGCCGCCAGGGTTACGAACCGGGCGTCGCCGAGGCGCTGGGCGCCGAACTCGGCCGGCCCGTCGAGTGGGTTCGGGTGCCCTGGGTCGACATGATCCCCGCGGTGCAGCGCGGCGACGCCGACGCGGTGCTGTGCGGTCAGGGCATCACGGCCGAACGCCAGGCCCAGGTGGACTTCACCAGGCCCTACGCGGTCTTCCACGAGGGCGTGCTGATCAGGCGCGGCACCGGGATCAGCAGCCCGGAGGATCTGGTGGGCCGCAAGGTCGCCGCGATCGAGAACAGCACCAACATGACGCTGGTGGAGACCTTCACCGGTGCCATCCCGGTGCCCTTCGGTGCGGGATCGGACGACGTCTACGCCGACATGCTGGCCGCGCTGCTGGCCAAGGACGTCGACGCCGTCGTCGACGACGACGTCGTGTTCGTGCCGTTGGGCGCCACCCATCCCGACTACGAACTCGCGTTCACCGTGCAGACCGCCAACAGGTGGGGGATCGCGGTGTCCAAGGACCGGCCGGACACCCTGGCCGAGATCGACGGTGCGCTGGGCAGACTCATCGAGTCCGGCCGTCTTCGGGACGTCTGGAAGGAATGGCTGCCGACCCTCGACTACCCGTTCGACGAGGCCTGA